A part of Crassostrea angulata isolate pt1a10 chromosome 5, ASM2561291v2, whole genome shotgun sequence genomic DNA contains:
- the LOC128184811 gene encoding beta,beta-carotene 15,15'-dioxygenase-like, whose product MIRLLLCCLYFVASLAKTPGWNLLFGTSVLNETHKYPLYFDNPVPKWIKGSLIRNGPARYEMGRRSFLNLFDGFGKLYSWQFPGNGSAFFSAKFLGSECYNESLKINDIAPYQTFDDLVPPMSFFDKELALHHGLDNMNINVYNFSGDCVVLSDTWKLYVVDCYTLDTVRPSKPGIPGVETGFPYISIMSVAHPVKEYGKNGHLTILQSLNILPDMRHKFTLVRTKSADVREKIAEWEVKKMPYLHSFSTTKRYAIIFGCPFYIDIEKMLRYSLPKYSISFHKDEPTITYVIDLKTGKVVTMETENIFSMHHVNAYELDDTTLVMDVVSYPDASLTSFFEMDILINKTRRDNVPFKPDLRRYKIDLKAPKMTPVSFDKNPKFPFVNMLEVPTINEKYRSKHYCFVYGVVFKSDNKIWGNFSFVKKDVCNASGDLSWSIPGHYPMEGWFVPNPEGLSEDDGILMVPVLDGNLGKSYILLLDPKTMKPITKAIVPFQVPFHFHGRFIENVF is encoded by the exons ATGATCCGTCTACTTCTGTGCTGTCTATACTTTGTGGCAAGCCTTGCGAAGACCCCTGGGTGGAACCTACTGTTTGGAACTTCAGTATTAAACGAGACCCACAAATATCCACTATACTTTGACAACCCCGTACCAAAATGGATTAAAGGCTCACTG attcggAACGGACCCGCGAGGTATGAAATGGGAAGACGGTCTTTCCTGAATCTTTTTGATGGCTTTGGGAAATTGTATTCATGGCAATTTCCAGGCAATGGTTCAGCCTTCTTTTCAGCAAAATTTCTTGGTAGTGAATGTTACAACGAATCACTGAAAATAAATGACATAGCCCCCTACCAGACATTTGACGACCTGGTTCCGCCCATGAGCTTCTTTGATAAAGAACTTGCTTTGCATCACGGTTTAGACAACATGAACATCAATGTATATAACTTCTCTGGAGACTGCGTCGTTCTCAGCGACACCTGGAAACTGTATGTAGTAGACTGCTATACTCTGGACACAGTTCGTCCGAGCAAACCAGGTATTCCGGGAGTAGAAACCGGATTTCCTTATATTAGTATAATGTCTGTGGCACATCCTGTTAAAGAATACGGCAAAAATGGTCACCTCACCATTCTGCAGAGCTTGAACATTTTACCCGATATGCGTCATAAATTTACCTTAGTTCGAACAAAATCGGCCGATGTTCGTGAAAAGATTGCCGAATGGGAAGTTAAAAAGATGCCTTATCTGCACTCGTTTTCTACCACAAAACGATACGCTATTATTTTTGGATGTCCATTTTACATTGATATTGAAAAGATGTTGAGATACTCTCTCCCAAAATATagcatttcatttcataaagacgAGCCAACTATAACATATGTTATAGACCTAAAAACTGGAAAGGTTGTAACGATggaaacagaaaatatattttccatGCATCACGTCAACGCTTACGAACTGGACGACACCACCCTTGTAATGGACGTAGTCTCTTATCCTGATGCGTCGTTGACAAGTTTTTTCGAAATGGACATTTTGATTAACAAGACACGACGGGATAATGTGCCCTTTAAACCTGATCTAAGAAGGTATAAAATAGACTTGAAAGCCCCAAAAATGACCCCTGTTTCATTTGACAAAAACCCAAAGTTTCCTTTTGTCAACATGCTAGAAGTTCCTACTATTAATGAGAAGTATAGGTCAAAACATTACTGTTTCGTATATGGCGTTGTTTTCAAGAGCGACAACAAGATATGGGGCAATTTTTCTTTCGTTAAAAAAGACGTCTGTAACGCGTCCGGAGATTTGTCGTGGTCCATTCCTGGTCACTATCCTATGGAGGGTTGGTTTGTTCCGAATCCCGAAGGCTTGTCCGAAGACGACGGTATTCTCATGGTGCCAGTTCTGGACGGAAACCTCGGCAAAAGTTACATTTTACTCCTTGATCCAAAGACAATGAAACCGATCACCAAAGCCATCGTTCCTTTCCAAGTTCCTTTTCATTTTCATGGtagatttattgaaaatgtattttaa
- the LOC128184855 gene encoding uncharacterized protein LOC128184855, which produces MRVFRFIFTTYFVLVFLSSTCAKNRARFKSKKNTWRLRLLRKLSKLYPDVELLSLKNKHNTYLPNNYNGSINGRASSGKHVPVIQCGDSSFADLIACPSPSARGEFFCISEEYLCDKRMDCPNGEDEDLVSCMFHQWANTFFKAISESLTKMKSSVMNLRRSLEDMKINNSGLYRSG; this is translated from the exons ATGCGTGTATTTAgattcatatttacaacatattttgttctggTGTTTCTGTCTTCGACTTGTGCAAAGAACAGAGCCAGATTTAAAAGCAAGAAAAATACATGGCGCCTGAGACTTCTGCGAAAACTCTCAAAACTGTATCCAGATGTGGAACTtcttagtttaaaaaacaaacataatacatatttacCCAATAACTACAATGGAAGTATTAATGGGAGAGCTTCATCTGGAAAACATGTACCAGTGATAc aatGTGGAGACAGCTCGTTCGCAGACTTGATCGCCTGCCCCTCTCCTAGTGCTAGAGGGGAATTTTTCTGTATCAGTGAGGAATACCTCTGTGATAAAAGAATGGACTGTCCTAATGGCGAGGACGAAGATTTGGTCTCTTGCATGTTTCATCAATGG GCAAACACCTTCTTCAAAGCCATATCAGAGTCACTAACCAAAATGAAAAGCAGTGTAATGAATTTGAGACGGTCTCTCGAagatatgaaaataaacaatagtGGACTATACCGGTCAGGTTAA
- the LOC128186338 gene encoding uncharacterized protein LOC128186338, whose translation MGFNENLYMIGSTLLVLGYTCATVRGSDSFTYESNNKKTSEPACYGSTYTSFVNLSCPQPEVVYPLEVYVGAKPNSTGCLDFENDYTEHDKDLKEKCCRNINETTDCTGEYNGPNRTLIIETCMGLSLCKNIHVVWESTSNMSCSAEYHYKSTTNYAYLDYFCIKKATIGTPVRNHRYQSRNSGMFYLTANDINSYKSGMLDRNVTCSITASTNLSTIEVWIMDLRFRRESLQKVVIYDGSTGKRLGGSNHTRPFLQPISSSSSINITFETVRSSDEFLWLGFAANDAYIVIACDVSDGTQITGDVEPLSQEKKQNGYMVAGIAGGIGFLAVCVIIGFMVHRRIKANKTNRKVEDDRRNLPKNEDTPGMNNVSNNVKELQ comes from the exons ATGGGTTTCAACGAAAACCTATACATGATAGGATCTACTTTACTTGTGTTGGGATATACTTGTGCAACTGTAAGAG GTAGTGATTCATTCACATATGAAAGTAATAACAAGAAAACCTCGGAACCAGCATGCTACGGCTCTACTTACACAAGTTTTGTCAACTTAAGTTGTCCACAGCCAGAGGTCGTGTATCCATTAGAAGTGTATGTCGGAGCGAAGCCTAATTCTACGGGATGTCTTGACTTTGAAAACGATTACACAGAACATGATAaggatttaaaagaaaagtgttGCAGAAATATAAACGAGACCACTGATTGCACTGGCGAATACAACGGCCCAAACAGGACACTAATTATTGAAACTTGCATGGGTCTTAgcctttgtaaaaatatacacGTTGTATGGGAATCGACCAGCAATATGTCTTGCTCGGCTGAATATCACTATAAATCAACAACTAATTACGCATATCTAGATTATTTCTGCATAAAAA AAGCCACAATAGGAACGCCAGTTCGAAATCACAGATATCAAAGCCGTAATTCCGGCATGTTTTATCTAACAGCCAACGATATTAACTCTTACAAGAGTGGCATGTTGGACCGAAATGTTACATGCAGTATAACAGCGTCTACTAACCTTTCAACCATTGAGGTCTGGATTATGGACCTTCGATTCCGAAGAGAATCCCTCCAGAAAGTGGTTATATATGATGGATCGACGGGAAAACGGTTAGGAGGGTCAAATCATACTCGGCCATTTTTGCAGCCGATTTCAAGTTCCTCCAGTATTAATATTACCTTCGAAACAGTCAGGAGCAGTGACGAGTTTCTTTGGCTCGGGTTTGCAG CAAATGATGCCTATATTGTGATTGCGTGTGACGTATCAGATGGGACGCAAATCACAGGCGATGTTGAACCACTCTCCCAGGAAAAAa AGCAGAATGGTTATATGGTAGCTGGCATAGCTGGAGGGATTGGGTTTCTAGCAGTCTGTGTTATAATTGGCTTTATGGTGCACAGAAGGATCAaagcaaacaaaacaaatagaaaA GTAGAAGATGACAGAAGAAACCTTCCAAAAAACGAAGACACTCCTGGAATGAACAATGTATCAAACAACGTTAAAGAGCTGCAATAG